From the genome of Rathayibacter sp. VKM Ac-2804:
ATCGGCGTGCCCAACCACCTGCACCACCCGATCGCCGTCGCCGCGCTCGCCTCCGGCAAGCACGTCTTCTGCGAGAAGCCGCTCGCCACGACCGCCGAGCTCGCCGCCGAGATGGTCGACGCGGCCCGCGCCAACGACCGCGTCCTCGAGATCGCCTACAACCACCGCCGCCGCGCCGACGTCGCCTACCTGCGCACTTACCTCGACGACGCCCCGCTCGGCGAGATCTACCACGCCCGCGCGAGCTGGCAGCGGCGCACCGGCATCCCCGGCATCGGCTCCTGGTTCACCAGCAAGGAGCTGGCGGGCGGCGGCCCGCTGATCGACCTCGGCTCGCACGTCCTCGACATCGCGCTGCACCTGCTCGGCGAGCCGCGGGTGACGAGCGTGTCCGCGGTCGCGTACGGCGAGATCGGCCGCTCCGGCCGCGGCGGGCGGCCGCACGGCGTCGCCGCCACCGGCACGCACGCCTTCGAGGTCGAGGACTTCTCCAGCGCGCTGCTGCGCCTCGACAACGGCCGCAGCCTGCAGCTCGACGCCTCCTGGGCCAGCTACTCCAAGGTGCACGAGGACATCGAGGTCGAGCTGCTCGGCTCGGCCGGCGGTGCCCGCCTGCACGTCGCCGACTACGCGACGGAGGGGACGCTCACGTTCTACTCCGAGGTCGCCGGGGCCCCCACCACCTCGCGCCCCGACGTGCCGGTGCCCGCCGGGCACCACCGCTCGGTGATCGCGGAGTTCCTGGCCGCCATCGCCTCGGGTGCCGACGCGCCCGCCGGCGGACCCCGC
Proteins encoded in this window:
- a CDS encoding Gfo/Idh/MocA family oxidoreductase, translated to MTENTGTTETPGELRVGVVGLGFAGTTHLDAFQALPGARVVALAGQEAERLRELGASRGVPDLYADWEDLVARDDLDVVSIGVPNHLHHPIAVAALASGKHVFCEKPLATTAELAAEMVDAARANDRVLEIAYNHRRRADVAYLRTYLDDAPLGEIYHARASWQRRTGIPGIGSWFTSKELAGGGPLIDLGSHVLDIALHLLGEPRVTSVSAVAYGEIGRSGRGGRPHGVAATGTHAFEVEDFSSALLRLDNGRSLQLDASWASYSKVHEDIEVELLGSAGGARLHVADYATEGTLTFYSEVAGAPTTSRPDVPVPAGHHRSVIAEFLAAIASGADAPAGGPRYAGHYGDYALHRSRVVDAIYRSAAEKKEVAVA